In Acropora muricata isolate sample 2 chromosome 11, ASM3666990v1, whole genome shotgun sequence, one DNA window encodes the following:
- the LOC136891022 gene encoding uncharacterized protein produces MISRLQAVSQAKQCWFADDATGCGSIQNIKVWWDELTVAGPDLGYHPNAGKCWLVTKPEKEETARSIFEETAINITTEGRKHLAAALGSRSYLEQYVNGKVEEWVEQVTKLAEFALPQPQACYAAFTYGLKHRWTYFLRTLPDLEDLLAPLERAIADVLIPSITGHYCTQGERELLALPVRMGGMGLTNASQEAASEYVASANISGPLAQRIKSQVHEPPDETEIHAVQREMCLVKNRYLKEKLDQVKGSVSGKTLRAVDLATQKGASSWLTVLPIRDMNFDLNKSEFRDAVKLRYDWDVPDMPSVCVCGDHFNVDHAMICKRGGFVIQRHNELRDLQAEMLRMVCNGVETEPVLQDITGEELNRGANTAPDARLDLVARGFWERQRSAFFDVRICHPNADSYRDMDLNQIYRQHETEKNRQYASRVLEVEQATFTPFVFSTTGGMAAECKRHHSRLAELLATKKGESYATTMSWIRARVSFALLRSALLCLRGSRAKRRIHLELTDIDFDIERGHANIR; encoded by the coding sequence ATGATCTCTCGTCTACAGGCAGTTAGTCAAGCCAAACAATGCTGGTTTGCAGATGATGCCACAGGGTGTGGATCAATACAGAACATCAAGGTGTGGTGGGATGAGTTAACAGTGGCCGGACCGGACTTAGGATACCATCCTAATGCTGGAAAATGCTGGCTTGTTACAAAGCCTGAGAAGGAGGAGACCGCCAGGAGCATCTTTGAAGAAACGGCAATCAACATCACCACAGAAGGTCGGAAGCACCTGGCTGCAGCGCTGGGCTCCAGATCCTATCTTGAGCAGTACGTCAACGGTAAAGTTGAGGAATGGGTGGAGCAGGTGACAAAATTGGCTGAGTTTGCTTTGCCGCAACCCCAGGCTTGTTACGCGGCGTTCACTTATGGATTAAAACATCGCTGGACATACTTTCTGAGGACCCTGCCTGATTTAGAAGACCTACTAGCACCTCTAGAGCGCGCAATAGCTGATGTCCTCATACCGTCCATCACAGGGCACTATTGTACACAAGGTGAACGGGAGTTGCTGGCCCTGCCAGTGAGAATGGGAGGTATGGGCCTAACAAATGCAAGTCAAGAAGCAGCCTCAGAGTATGTAGCATCTGCTAATATCTCTGGGCCATTAGCCCAACGAATAAAATCACAGGTGCACGAGCCACCAGACGAAACTGAAATACACGCTGTGCAACGAGAGATGTGCCTAGTGAAGAATCGATATTTGAAGGAGAAACTTGATCAGGTGAAGGGATCTGTTTCTGGAAAAACTCTGAGAGCTGTGGACCTTGCCACTCAGAAAGGTGCTTCTAGCTGGCTTACTGTTTTGCCAATTAGAGATATGAACTTTGACCTAAATAAGAGTGAATTTCGAGATGCGGTGAAACTGAGATATGACTGGGACGTACCTGATATGCcctctgtttgtgtttgcggGGACCACTTTAATGTGGATCACGCTATGATTTGCAAAAGGGGCGGTTTTGTGATCCAACGCCATAATGAACTGAGGGATCTGCAGGCGGAGATGCTTCGCATGGTGTGTAATGGCGTTGAAACTGAACCAGTTTTACAAGACATCACAGGAGAAGAGCTGAATAGGGGGGCCAACACCGCACCGGATGCGCGACTGGATCTTGTAGCAAGGGGATTCTGGGAAAGGCAGAGGTCGGCTTTCTTCGATGTAAGAATTTGCCACCCAAATGCAGACTCTTACAGGGATATGGATCTAAACCAGATTTATAGGCAACATGAAACTGAGAAGAATCGCCAGTACGCTAGCCGAGTTCTAGAAGTGGAGCAAGCTACATTCACGCCATTTGTTTTTAGTACTACAGGTGGAATGGCGGCAGAATGTAAGCGTCACCACAGTAGGCTTGCTGAGTTACTTGCTACAAAGAAGGGGGAAAGCTACGCGACTACCATGTCCTGGATCAGGGCTAGGGTGTCCTTTGCGTTGCTGAGATCAGCACTACTATGCTTGAGAGGTTCGCGAGCTAAAAGGAGGATCCATCTAGAATTGacggacattgactttgacatcgaaagaggacatgcaaatattcgttga